From the Labilibaculum sp. DW002 genome, one window contains:
- the thiL gene encoding thiamine-phosphate kinase — protein sequence MQENNAKGTDISTLGEFGLIKHLTKNIKLKHESSNVGVGDDAAVIDCKNKKTVVTTDLLVEGIHFDLMYTPLRHLGYKAIVVNVSDVYAMNAEPKQVTVSLAISKRFTLEAIDEIYEGINMACEKYNVDLVGGDTTSSLTGLCISVTAIGEADEDQIAYRSGAKANDLICVSGNLGAAYAGLQLLDREKRIFENNPEIQPDLTGHDYILERQLKPEARKDIFESLQDAKIVPTAMIDVSDGLSSELFHICEDSKVGCQIYEEKIPIDYETHKMAEELNMNYSVFALNGGEDYELLFTVPLDKFDAIEEMEDVKVIGHITNESKGKYLVTRDGVEIELQAQGWNPIKED from the coding sequence ATGCAAGAAAACAATGCAAAAGGAACTGATATCTCAACATTAGGAGAATTCGGACTAATTAAACACCTTACTAAAAATATCAAGCTAAAACACGAAAGCTCCAATGTTGGTGTTGGCGATGATGCTGCTGTTATTGATTGCAAAAACAAAAAAACTGTTGTTACAACTGATCTTTTGGTTGAAGGGATTCATTTCGATTTGATGTATACACCTCTGCGTCATTTAGGGTATAAAGCAATTGTCGTAAATGTTTCTGATGTTTACGCCATGAATGCTGAGCCTAAGCAGGTGACTGTTTCTTTAGCGATTTCAAAGCGTTTCACTCTCGAAGCCATTGATGAGATTTATGAAGGCATAAATATGGCGTGCGAGAAATATAATGTCGATTTAGTTGGTGGTGACACGACTTCATCACTAACGGGACTTTGCATCTCAGTAACTGCCATTGGTGAAGCTGATGAAGATCAAATCGCATATCGTAGCGGAGCAAAAGCTAACGACTTAATTTGCGTTTCAGGTAATCTGGGAGCAGCCTATGCTGGTCTTCAACTATTAGATAGAGAGAAACGTATTTTCGAAAATAACCCGGAGATTCAACCAGACCTAACAGGTCACGATTACATCCTAGAGCGTCAGTTAAAGCCAGAGGCTAGAAAAGATATTTTTGAGAGCTTACAAGACGCTAAAATCGTTCCTACAGCCATGATTGATGTTTCTGATGGCTTATCATCGGAACTCTTCCATATTTGTGAAGATTCAAAAGTGGGTTGTCAGATTTACGAAGAGAAAATCCCTATTGATTACGAAACTCATAAAATGGCAGAGGAGTTGAATATGAACTATTCAGTTTTTGCGCTTAATGGTGGTGAAGATTACGAATTACTTTTCACCGTACCTCTAGACAAATTTGATGCGATTGAGGAGATGGAAGATGTGAAAGTGATTGGACACATCACAAATGAATCAAAAGGCAAATACTTAGTAACAAGAGATGGTGTCGAAATTGAATTGCAAGCACAAGGTTGGAATCCTATAAAAGAAGATTAA
- a CDS encoding bifunctional UDP-3-O-[3-hydroxymyristoyl] N-acetylglucosamine deacetylase/3-hydroxyacyl-ACP dehydratase, with protein MADKQRTLAKEFSLSGKGLHTGVEVSIKFLPAPENHGYQFRRVDLEGQPTIKASAEYVGDTSRGTVLEKGDVKVQTVEHALSALYGLGVDNCMIEMNSPEPPILDGSAKFYVEGIEEVGIVEQDAVREYYVVKERITYKDEARGSELIILPDNEFSVNTMISFDSKVLRNQFASMNSLSEYKNEISMCRTFVFVRELEFLLNNNLVKGGDLDNAIVIMDQPMEQAELDRIADLFDHESVEVKEGVLSNVDLYFDNECARHKLLDVIGDLALCGKFIKGRVIATCPGHGPNTEMAKVLINRIKKEMGKDSVPAYDPNKEPVLDINGVMKLLPHRPPFLLVDKIIDIQSDSIVGVKNVSMNEPFFVGHFPGEPVMPGVLMVEAMAQCGGILVLSQVDDPENYGTYFLTQNNIKFRKKVVPGDTLIFKLEFLSPIRRGIANMRGLAYVGDTIVAEGEFMAQIAKKK; from the coding sequence ATGGCTGATAAACAAAGAACTTTAGCAAAAGAATTTTCTCTTTCGGGGAAAGGTTTACATACAGGGGTAGAGGTTTCAATTAAATTTTTGCCTGCACCAGAGAACCATGGTTACCAGTTCAGAAGAGTTGATCTTGAAGGACAACCAACAATAAAAGCTAGTGCCGAATATGTTGGCGATACGTCTAGAGGAACAGTTTTAGAAAAGGGTGATGTGAAAGTTCAAACAGTTGAGCATGCCTTATCCGCTCTTTACGGTTTAGGTGTTGATAACTGCATGATTGAGATGAACTCTCCTGAACCTCCTATCTTGGATGGAAGTGCAAAGTTTTATGTAGAAGGAATAGAGGAAGTTGGAATTGTTGAGCAAGATGCGGTTCGTGAATACTACGTTGTAAAAGAGAGAATTACTTATAAGGATGAAGCTCGTGGATCAGAATTAATAATTCTGCCGGATAATGAGTTTAGTGTAAATACTATGATTTCTTTTGACTCGAAAGTTTTGAGAAATCAGTTTGCGAGCATGAATAGTTTGAGCGAATACAAGAACGAGATTTCGATGTGCCGTACATTCGTCTTTGTTCGTGAGCTAGAATTTCTTTTAAATAACAACCTTGTAAAAGGTGGTGATTTAGATAATGCGATTGTAATTATGGATCAGCCAATGGAGCAGGCTGAGTTAGATCGTATTGCAGATTTATTTGATCACGAAAGTGTTGAAGTAAAAGAAGGCGTTCTTAGTAATGTAGATTTGTATTTCGATAACGAATGTGCCCGTCACAAATTGCTTGATGTAATTGGTGATTTAGCACTTTGTGGTAAGTTTATAAAAGGTAGAGTTATTGCAACCTGCCCAGGTCACGGTCCTAATACCGAGATGGCTAAAGTATTAATCAATAGAATTAAAAAAGAGATGGGAAAAGATTCAGTACCGGCTTACGATCCTAATAAAGAGCCTGTTTTAGACATTAATGGGGTAATGAAATTGTTACCACATCGTCCTCCATTTTTGTTGGTTGACAAGATTATCGATATTCAAAGCGATAGCATCGTTGGGGTAAAAAATGTTTCAATGAACGAACCATTTTTTGTTGGTCACTTCCCGGGAGAACCTGTAATGCCGGGTGTTCTTATGGTTGAAGCTATGGCTCAATGTGGAGGTATTTTAGTTTTAAGTCAGGTTGATGATCCAGAGAATTATGGAACTTACTTTCTGACTCAAAACAATATCAAGTTTAGAAAAAAGGTTGTTCCAGGCGATACCTTAATTTTTAAATTAGAATTCTTGTCGCCTATTCGTCGTGGAATTGCTAATATGAGAGGTTTGGCTTATGTGGGTGATACCATTGTAGCTGAAGGTGAGTTCATGGCTCAGATTGCCAAGAAGAAGTAA
- the lpxA gene encoding acyl-ACP--UDP-N-acetylglucosamine O-acyltransferase, whose amino-acid sequence MKQPLAYVHPEAKIADNVVIEPFVTIDKDVVIEEGTRIGSNATILEGTRIGKNCNVFPGAVIGAVPQDLKYRGEKTTVEIGNNTTIRECVTINRGTAAKGKTVVGDNCLLMAYSHIAHDSILGNNIIIGNASQIAGEVVIDDFAILSGLVAVHQFVHIGSHVMVSGGSLVRKDIPPFVKAAREPVSYVGVNSIGLRRREYSNDKIREIQDVYRYLYQKGMNNFAAIEAIEAEMPASPERDEIILFVKNSKRGIMRGYFPE is encoded by the coding sequence ATGAAGCAACCCTTAGCTTATGTACATCCGGAGGCAAAAATTGCCGACAATGTAGTTATCGAACCTTTCGTAACTATAGACAAGGATGTTGTGATTGAAGAAGGAACACGTATTGGTTCTAATGCAACCATTCTTGAAGGTACACGTATTGGAAAAAACTGTAATGTATTTCCAGGTGCTGTAATTGGTGCTGTACCTCAGGATTTGAAATACCGTGGCGAAAAGACAACTGTTGAGATTGGAAATAATACAACAATTCGCGAATGTGTAACTATTAATAGAGGAACAGCTGCAAAAGGTAAAACTGTTGTAGGTGATAACTGCTTACTAATGGCTTACTCTCACATTGCTCATGACAGTATCTTGGGTAATAATATTATTATTGGAAATGCTTCTCAGATTGCTGGTGAAGTTGTGATCGATGATTTCGCTATTTTAAGTGGACTTGTGGCTGTGCACCAATTTGTACACATTGGTTCACATGTAATGGTTTCAGGTGGATCATTAGTTCGTAAAGATATTCCTCCATTTGTGAAAGCAGCTCGTGAGCCAGTTTCATATGTAGGAGTTAACTCAATCGGTTTACGTCGTCGTGAGTATTCGAACGATAAGATTCGTGAGATTCAGGATGTGTATCGTTACCTTTACCAAAAAGGAATGAATAATTTCGCAGCGATTGAAGCAATTGAAGCAGAGATGCCAGCTTCACCAGAGCGTGATGAGATTATCCTTTTCGTTAAGAACTCAAAAAGAGGTATTATGCGTGGGTATTTCCCAGAATAA